The following are from one region of the Saccharomyces kudriavzevii IFO 1802 strain IFO1802 genome assembly, chromosome: 12 genome:
- the EMP46 gene encoding Emp46p (similar to Saccharomyces cerevisiae EMP47 (YFL048C) and EMP46 (YLR080W); ancestral locus Anc_8.2), which translates to MTRKVASCLAAFEEEVQVQKPGNIYKKMNLIGEVVWLYISIWVVLAKVTSKDEFKWNKECSLPNLLEVKDPQKELSQWTLKDKVKLEEGRFVLTPGKSTKGSLWLQPDYIIQDAMTIEWTFRSFGFRGSTNGGIAFWLKQGNVGDGTELFGGSSKKFDGLMILLRLDDKLGESVTAYLNDGSTSLDVKSSPYFASCLFQYQDSMVPSTLRLTYDPLNNHLLKLQMDNRVCFQTRKIKFMLRKPFRIGVSAINDASKESFEILKMKLYDGVIEDSLIPNVNPMGQPRVVTKVINSQTGEESFKERMPFSDKREGITSNEIFEKMNRLEGKLMANDINPLLRKMDNIVENERELIRRLRPVLDPENVGRTPGLNGDSFQDFLSMNTNLDRLIKEQERIRLDMKQHGGKTNRHDEIFSQIGVWLIPLIFIMVTLAYYMFRINQDIKKVKVL; encoded by the coding sequence ATGACAAGAAAAGTAGCTTCTTGTCTTGCAGCGTTTGAGGAGGAAGTGCAAGTACAAAAGCCTGGaaatatatacaagaaaatgaatctGATTGGTGAAGTGGTATGGTTGTACATAAGTATATGGGTGGTGCTGGCAAAAGTGACATCGAAGGATGAGTTCAAGTGGAATAAAGAATGTTCCTTGCCCAATTTATTAGAAGTGAAAGATCCGCAAAAAGAGCTTTCGCAATGGACCTTAAAAGACAAGGTGAAGCTTGAAGAAGGGAGATTTGTTTTAACTCCTGGAAAGAGTACAAAGGGTTCACTCTGGTTGCAACCAGATTATATAATCCAGGATGCTATGACAATAGAGTGGACATTTAGAAGTTTTGGGTTCAGAGGTAGCACAAATGGTGGTATTGCATTCTGGTTGAAACAAGGAAATGTCGGGGATGGCACTGAGTTATTTGGTGGAAGTTCCAAGAAATTCGATGGCCTAATGATTCTGTTACGGTTGGATGACAAGTTGGGCGAGAGTGTGACAGCATATTTAAATGACGGATCTACAAGCCTTGATGTTAAAAGCTCTCCATATTTTGCGTCATGTCTATTTCAATACCAAGATTCCATGGTACCATCCACACTAAGATTGACATACGATCCGCTGAATAATCACTTACTAAAGTTGCAGATGGACAATAGAGTGTGTTTCCAAACgaggaaaataaaattcatGCTACGGAAGCCATTTAGGATCGGAGTAAGTGCCATCAACGATGCGTCCAAAGAATCgtttgaaattttgaaaatgaaactcTATGACGGCGTTATTGAGGACTCGTTGATTCCTAATGTGAACCCTATGGGGCAACCAAGGGTGGTTACTAAGGTGATCAATTCGCAAACGGGCGAAGAGAgttttaaagaaagaatgcCTTTCTCTGACAAAAGGGAGGGCATAACGAGTAAcgaaatttttgagaagatGAACAGGCTGGAGGGCAAGTTAATGGCAAATGACATTAATCCGCTGCTGCGGAAGATGGACAATATTGTGGAGAACGAGCGCGAACTGATTCGGCGTTTAAGACCAGTGCTAGATCCAGAGAACGTAGGACGAACGCCGGGTCTTAATGGCGATAgttttcaagattttctaTCGATGAATACAAACCTGGACAGACTGATAaaggaacaagaaagaattCGACTAGATATGAAACAGCATGGTGGTAAGACGAACCGCCATGACGAGATTTTCTCCCAGATAGGCGTGTGGCTAATCCCGTTGATTTTCATTATGGTCACGTTGGCATACTACATGTTTAGAATCAATCAAGACATCAAGAAGGTCAAAGTTCTATAA
- the SIC1 gene encoding cyclin-dependent protein serine/threonine kinase inhibiting protein SIC1 (similar to Saccharomyces cerevisiae SIC1 (YLR079W); ancestral locus Anc_8.5) codes for MTPSTPPRSRGTRYLTQPNTNAGPNGIIQAQRTPQKPSQNLVPVTPSTARPFKNAPLLAPPNANMGMSSPFNGLTSPQRSPFPKPSVKRTLFQFESHDNGIVREEQEQLGRVNRILFPNGHKQQDQDEDEDEDEDECEDDEVLLPPSRPTSARQLHLSIGKDESEQAHNRKIIKDVPGTPSDKVITFELAKNWNNYSPQNGSTSQDEEDVIVRPARVNKNPFLSDEVVTEEIRNERRRALLEENPDIDDVVTYLNKKGEIVEKRRLTNEEKRRLKPKALFQSRDQEH; via the coding sequence ATGACACCTTCCACCCCACCAAGGTCTAGAGGCACTAGGTATCTTACACAACCCAACACCAATGCCGGTCCGAACGGAATAATACAAGCCCAAAGGACCCCTCAAAAGCCTTCGCAGAATCTGGTCCCTGTTACTCCCTCGACAGCTAGGCCCTTTAAAAATGCACCGTTACTGGCACCTCCCAATGCAAATATGGGTATGAGTTCTCCATTTAATGGGCTCACTTCACCTCAAAGGTCTCCATTTCCGAAGCCTTCAGTGAAGAGAACGCTCTTCCAGTTTGAAAGCCATGACAATGGAATTGTAAGAGAAGAGCAGGAACAACTTGGTCGTGTAAATAGAATATTGTTTCCAAATGGGCATAAGCAGCAAGatcaagatgaagatgaagatgaagatgaagatgaatgtgaagatgatgaggtTCTCCTCCCCCCCAGTAGGCCTACCTCTGCCAGGCAGTTACATCTATCAATCGGTAAAGATGAGTCTGAACAAGCGCATAATAGGAAGATCATCAAAGATGTACCCGGTACGCCCAGCGACAAGGTGATAACGTTTGAACTGGCCAAAAATTGGAACAACTATTCCCCGCAGAACGGCTCCACTAGTCAAGACGAGGAAGACGTCATAGTCAGACCGGCACGAGTGAACAAAAATCCCTTTCTATCCGATGAAGTGGTCACTGAGGAGATCAGAAATGAACGCAGGAGAGCATTGTTGGAGGAGAATCCGGATATAGATGATGTGGTAACGTATCTTAATAAGAAGGGAGAGATTGTAGAAAAACGAAGGCTGAcaaatgaagagaaaagaagactAAAACCAAAGGCGTTGTTCCAATCTAGGGATCAAGAGcattga
- the BOS1 gene encoding Bos1p (similar to Saccharomyces cerevisiae BOS1 (YLR078C); ancestral locus Anc_8.6) has translation MNALYNHAIKQKSQLQQELARFEKNSLTAPISLQGSISATLVSLEKTIKQYAEHLKRYKEDTNAEEIDPKFANRLATLTQDLDDFTSRFKDLKQSYNESNSRTQLFGSGASHVMDSDNPFSTSETIMNKRNVGGVSANSGESHSNGGGLPLYQGLQKEQSVFERGNAQLDYILEMGQQSFENIVEQNKILSKVQDQMSNGLRTLGVSERTITSINKRVFKDKLVFWIALILFIIGIYYVLKWLR, from the exons ATG AACGCTCTTTACAATCACGCCATTAAACAGAAAAGCCAACTTCAACAAGAATTGGCTAGGTTCGAAAAGAACTCTTTGACTGCGCCTATTTCTTTACAAGGATCCATCTCTGCGACTTTGGTCTCCTTGGAAAAGACCATCAAGCAATATGCAGAACATTTGAAGAGATACAAGGAAGACACCAATGCGGAGGAGATCGATCCTAAGTTCGCCAACCGACTAGCGACTTTGACACAGGATCTGGATGATTTCACTTCGCGATTTaaagatttgaaacaaTCCTATAACGAATCTAATTCAAGAACTCAGTTATTCGGCTCCGGAGCATCCCATGTCATGGACTCTGATAACCCCTTTAGCACATCAGAGACAATAATGAATAAGCGGAACGTTGGTGGTGTGAGTGCGAATAGTGGAGAGAGCCATAGCAATGGCGGAGGACTACCGCTATATCAAGGATTGCAAAAGGAACAGTCTGTTTTTGAAAGGGGTAATGCTCAATTAGATTACATCCTGGAAATGGGCCAGCAATCATTTGAGAATATTGTGGAACAAAACAAGATTCTATCAAAAGTACAAGATCAAATGTCGAATGGCCTGAGAACGTTGGGCGTTTCGGAACGTACTATCACTTCTATCAACAAGCGAGTTTTCAAGGACAAACTAGTCTTTTGGATCGCATTGATTCTCTTCATCATAGGTATTTATTATGTCCTGAAATGGCTAAGATAG